The Daphnia magna isolate NIES linkage group LG6, ASM2063170v1.1, whole genome shotgun sequence genome segment TCCCCAAGTCGTTCCTTGTACTTTTTCACTTCACTCATGTACTGAGACCAGGCATCCGTTTTCCCCTACGacacaaaatgaaattgttgtAATAACTTAGTTAAGTaagtaaacaaaagaaaatgcacTTACAcaactttcttcttcttcttctggtcGTTTCTGCTTCTTTACAACTCCAACGGGAAGGGATTTGCCGCCTCGTCGTTTTCCAACCTGTACGGATATAGAAATGACTCTCCCGTTAGTCTCGATCAGCAATAACTTTGAATCTGAAACCGCCGCGATTGTCGGGCTAGGATATCATCCTTGGGATCACTGGAAGAGAAACGTCTGTTTGAACGATTCAACACCTGAATTGGTTTGCTGGAATCTGGAGGAGATGAACTTACTAAGGACATGAGACCAGGTTTCTTCTGAGCAGGCTGTGGTGGTACGGCTTCCTTTTCTGTGTGAGATGAATCGGCATGGGAAGACGGATTGTCAGGATTTTTCATTTGCAACTGTGTGACGTCTTTCTTCTCAGGTGCAGGTACTTGTGGAGACTGTTGATTGCTCTCTTGCATCTTTTTGAACATTTCCAGGAAACTTCCGTCATTCTTGAACTTTACAGCACTCTGACCTGGTTTTCCAGAAGATGAATCTTCTTCCTCAGAATTTTCTTCATCAGAACTAGAGGAGCTTTCCAACAATTCACCGTCTTCTCTGGGGGACGCCATTTTTGTGTCTTTATTCACTCTCTCGTTTAGTTGACAGGCGCACTGCCGCTAGGTGTCAGGCTACGCGATGATAATGCCAGCGGACAAAAATGCGTAATtcgagaaaagaaatttgacgCAACTTATTAAAAGTGATAAGAGATCGACGTCCGTAAGCAACTattcaaaatatttcattttaatttcatttcgtagtacactttttgttttaatatatttttgtgaAATGGAGATGAAACACTCGCCGACGGTATCAAATGACCAAGTCAATGTCAAAACAGTCGTGTTAAGGGCAACGAGGGTTGACTCGTCGGACTTGTTCAACTctgtcaaagaaaaagaaaaaccgtcGTGGCTTTGGATCATATTGCTGATGGATTTGTTGTTAAATAATTATGCACAGATTTTTCTATTAACTCATTTATCTTGACGGGACAAAGTAAATGTGCACGTAATTTTGGGTGAATGACTCAGGTCATAGTCCCCGTGAATCGAACTCGAATGAACTttgaaataaaacagaaaatgaaaagtaaaAAACCATATCTTTTAGAATTCCATGAAAAATAAGCAACGTCGAGTCAATGTCGACATAAGATGCACTTGAGGGGGTCATTGTCTTTTGACCTGTCATGACCTCAGACAATGCATACAATGGTCCTCACAGACTGCTGCACACGTATAGTGTTAAAGACTTTTTGCGGTGCTGGGCGCCATATTTTCTCCAGAAACTTGTGGTCTTCGGCGTCCGATCGCAATGTGTGATGAAAATGTGAGCCAGGTCATCGGCCTGTCATGAAAAGGAAAGGGCTGGCTGAAGGTAAAATATCCCGACCTATCTGCAATTTTTCCATGTTAGTCAACGTGGCGAAGTAGTCTGTCTGCATCGTCTGCTATTCGACGTGGGTGAATCGATTTCTCCGTTTCCCCCAGCAAAATAATATAATTGCATTAGGTAAGCGAAAAAGTTACGTAATGATATTATTCAATTACGATTGCAGCATAAATTCATATTACTCTAGTGTTTATATAACAAGTATGTGGCAATGGGTCGTAATAGCAAGAGAGAAAAGGGTATTGTCCTCAAGACGTAGTTTCACGTGGGATTCAGCACACATGAACTAGTAATCTTTCGATTTCTCGGTACAACAAGGTCGAGGGACTTCTAGATTCTTttacatttcattttaaaagaattttttcaaaaatgtattGCTCTAAAGTCAAGTGCCCCGTTTACCGAGAAATGTCCGGTGGACTTGGATAGTATTTCCTTCATAATTTTCTAATGAGTTTTTTAACCATTGTCAAGGCCTTTAAAAGATAATCAGTAAATGAACTATGCTCCAGACATGTGTCGAAAGAGTGCTCGTTGTACGGAatcgagaaaaaagaaacagccGTCACCGTGAACTTGTGTGTTTTATCCGCTCGTTTCTACCACGTTTTCAGCAGCCGAAAGGAAAATTGCCTTGGGTACCAGAACTTTTCGAAGGGTAAAGAAACTCCGAGGTCAACTTTGACctgtttaaaacaaattttcttttttttttctgtttcactaaatttttgtttctcttccctttcaagaaaaaaaggaaaggttGTCACTCTCCCCACTGACACTTTTTGACTATATAAGAGGACTGGGTTAGAGACTTTTGCATTGTCAGATTAGAACTCGACCTAGTCGGAGCTCTCTCCCAGATACTTGTCTTTGAATTCTCTTTCATCATTTTGTTCGATTAGCGAAAAAACGCCGTCCGATCAATTCGCATCGTGTCGTTTTGTTTATCATGATCATCGACAACACAGTAAGTCTCTAAATTATTCAGCTTGTTAACCCCCAAAAGAAAACCTTATTTAAAAGATTAGATTTTTCTGCTATCGGATGGCTGTTAGCGTTAGACCGGCAAAATCACAAGTGTTACtttgtaaagagaaaaaatgttttgattgAATGCAGCTGATCGCCGGGTAATTCAATGACGGTCAGGGCACAAGTCGCTAGAGAcgtttcaaatttcattggtAGTACCTGCTTGTACCATGGGGAAAATAGTTAACAATTTCTCTTATTTTATGTGAAGGGTTGTCGGTTAGAATTTGACTGATGACGAGATGAGGTGTTGGGTGGTGTGAGAAGGGGTGGGGTTTGAAAGCGGAGGAGGTTGTTTGCCGgttctcctttttttaaatatgtatTTTAGCAAGAGATTTCCATCGTCCGGCTCGCAGTCGAGTGTGATCCGTTTCAGACTCTGGTCCaaacttaatttttgttttgtttgtgggGAAAAAGAAACCTTTGGCCCAAACTAATAAGTCACcccattattttgtttttttctgtggtgcacacacacacacaatggaTCTGTGAAAGCGGAAAGACACAGTCGCATCCTTTCGAGATAAGAAGTCAGATCATCAAACTTCCGTTGGTCCAGTAGCTTTCAGTGTGTCTTTCTTTATCGCTGCTCGAACAGACAAACAATTATTTCgaaatttcaattattttctaAGTGAGTTTGTTTTCTAGGTGAGTTTTTGCGTAGTCGTTTGTGATTCATGTTGTCGTCTGTGATTCATGCACAATCTTTCATCATGACTCTTACTAACATGGTCTCGTTTTTCTTGAATAGGTTTGAGAAAAATGATTGAAGTGATGACTCAGCTGCCTCCGCCGCTGGTCAGCATCGATTGCGACCAGCTCATGTACCAGGACGATCCGATGCTTACGTGTCTCAATGACACGACcttgtcgtcgtcgtcgtcctcATATTCGTCATCttggaacaacaacaatattAGCGGCAACAACAGTTGTTCTTGGGACCGTTTTGCTCCAGCGGAAGAATGGCTATCTGATTTGTACTATAATCCTGGCTGTCCAAGTTTCACGTCAAGTCCTGGTAAGTCTTtctttgaatttatttttgcattttcagcCACTTTAATTATTTCTGTGTCTGGTAGATGGATCTAGTGGACATTCGGATGATAGTAATCAACCGGCAACTTTGGATCAAAGCGATGCTACAACAGACGATGACAATTATCTGAATTATCTCCTCAATTCGCCAACTTTGCCTTTGCTGGACGATTTGCTGCTCGATCCCAATCCATCCTGCACTGCTATTCCGTCAGTCAGCCCGCAGCAACAAGCCTGGACGTCACTGGATGGAAACGATGGTGTTCCAGAAGCTTACAGAGAAGATTTTGCCGAATTGGACTGGGAAGTTCAATCACATCCGATGACAAACTGCCCTGCCGTTCCGATCCTTCCGGAGCAGGAGTCTCTTTTAACGCCGTTCCAGGTGGAGAATTGTGAGCCGAAACGGTATTATCCGTTGACACTGGACCCGCCTCCTTTGATATCCATCCATCAGCAACAGCCCATGGTTATCCCAATGGAGCCCAGCAAACCTGGCAGATCCAGCGGTGGACGCTCTTTACTCATCCAGCCTCGGTCTCTCAATCAAACAATCAaggcaacaaccaacagtAACAGTATCAAGAACAACAGTAGCAGTCCCTCGAAAACGGCCATAAAAGAAGAGGACAAGATTTTTCCTTGCACGTATCCAAATTGCAAAAAGATTTACGCCAAATCGTCACACCTCAAAGCTCATTTGAGGAGGCACACTGGCGAGAAACCGTTTGCGTGCACTTGGGCAGGTAAATGTTCACTTTGTTCGTTTTTACCTTCAATTCAAcaactaatattttattttatttaggatgTGGATGGCGCTTTTCTCGTTCGGACGAGCTGGCCCGTCATAAGCGTTCCCATTCTGGCGTGAAACCTTACGGTTGCCCGGTTTGCACCAAACGATTTTCTCGTTCGGATCATCTGAGCAAACATTTAAAGGTCCACCGAAGGGAACGTGGTGCTGCTGGGCAGCTAAATCAGCCTATTCTTCCAGCTTCCACTGGCGTCCGACGTGGTAGGCCACCTGGAGCTGCTTCGTTGGCTGCAGCAGCTGCTGCAGCGGCCGCCGCTGCCGCTGCTTCCATCGGCGGATGTGTTGCTCCATCTCTGATCAACACATACGGAAACAATTCCAGCCACCACCACAACCACCATCTCAATCAATCACACCAAGTATACAATAGTAATAGTAATACTTTGCATTGATAGCTGTAATAATACGTTGAACGACGATTTCATTTTGTGAAACAACtgccaaagatgtttttttcttcctagtttctttttcatgttgTTTCGCGAAACGATCCTATTCTTGGTTAGTTAATTTCTTTCCTTGTCCGTCTGTATATCTCTATATATAATAGTTCGGAAGAAAGTAAGAAAAGCAGCAGAATCGTAATTATATGTATTATGTCATTCTACTAATGTAAGTGTAATTGGGGTCGTTCTGccggaactttttttttttttcaaattttatttccgGTTATGTCGATTCATTTTCTATTACTCTCCATACCTCCCACTCGAGCGAAAGTAAGTGCAAGTCGCaaatttaaaactttttgGCTGAATTATGTTAATGGGATTCTTGTTGTTGGTTTTTGCATGTTGAGTCGTATATTTTTATGACTTGAGAGGAAGATCGTAACAATCCCATCTGACATTCAGactcaatttgttttctttgtccGTTTGTAAATAGTTTTTGACTGTTATGCTATAGAAATTTAAAACAGGTGTTtagctgttgttgttgtggatGGCCTTGTTCTATCGTGTTGCATTAGTATTGTCTTATTGgatgttttgtttgaaatccCGCCCCTGCTACTGGCTACACAAGTGCCGTGTTATACGAGTGAATCGTCTTGTTAATTTCTTCGGAGTTAAAGTCATtcctcgtttgttttttgtttttttcaaacttaTTTTGCATTCTGGATATGTACCATTGTGCCTGCTTGAATACTCTTTGATGAATTGGAAGCCTTAACATTTTCTAGTGTATTACATCATTGTATTTTGTGTCTACTAAGAAATATGTCGTAATCCATACATGAATCATTCCATTTTATGTAATCTGTTGCTGATCGGGTACTGTTGCTATTTCTCCACATTATGAGTGAACTGATTGTGTTTACTTAGCTCTCAAATGATGCATTGAAATTCTCGTAAAATAAAGTTATTGAGAAATCACTACTTGAAGAAATTTTACCTCGCCCTTTTTCACGTAAAAAGCATCCCCAATTTAAGTCCTGACTCTTGAAGTTCAACTCACTTGCTCTGTTGCTTACTATTCATGTCGTCAGTCGCCATTGTGGTTGCACCGAGTCAGGTCGGACATTTTGGCGGCAATGGGTTGTGGTTAGTTGGTAAAGTGTAGCGACAGCAATTTATGTATTTGTAAGTATACGTCCCAAGTTGACAGGGATCCTTTACTCatttgttattgaaaaaaaaaacgattatTTTATTCTGGAAAGTCTGATTTCTGTATTTCTCTCTGTTGCAGCGCGGTTGCAGTTTCGAGTTAGGGAAGATTTGATTGATAAACTACTGGGTGATGGTGATACTTAATAGGAGAAGGAAGCAGTGTGAATCTTTGTTGCatagtttattttttgttgttatatatCCTTTAGGTATCTTATGTCCTGCAGTGGTTCAATTTGTGGAAAAACTATGTTGGGATAACTGAGATCAAGATCCTAACAATATTGGAGATCCTTCTTCTCATCTGAGAAATATTGATAATCAAGATCTTAAAAAAAGTATTAAGAGCCAAAAGTTTAgtgaattttgaaatttattttaatatttcataTTCTTTTCATAGAAATACAGCAAAAGTAAAAAAGCATTTAACAGAAGACATGTATTTTCCATTGGTAGCTGAACCAGCATGGAAGGTCTTTGCACAGTTGTATGTGGTTGCCTATTGGAAGGGAACAACAACCTAATggtatttttaattaataaaaaaactacaTAAATTAACATTTACTTTGTGTATGTTTAGGTTGTAGGCCATGGAATGTTGACCATTGATCTATGGGTAGAGATCTACGTGACAGCTAATTTTGGCCTATAATCCCCTGTCTGAGAAAACACATGCtaaaaactttttgaaaaaaaggtaCTGTAGTAATATTATAAAAGCTTTTTGAAAATCAATTCAccaaatatttaaatatattttttcagCATCAGAAACTGTTGTAGGAGCTCTATGGGAAATTCTTGAAATGAGTGAAAATAGCAACATACACATGTGGACAAAATAAAGCAATACAGGTTATGAAATATAACCAATGAAAAAGCAATCAACCCATGACCTGAGTcagatggaaaagaaaaattttgtgACTGTAGTACAAAACATGGATGGTACATGCTGCATAAGAAACCATATTCATAATGGTAGTTTTTGACATTTGCACATTGTATTGTTTCAAATTActtccttttgtttcttcatccaTCTTTGAAATTATTGAGTCGCCATTAAATAGAGATTCTTCAAGTTCTTCTGGGATGCGTACCGCTAGAAGCTGCAATCAATTCCTATTCCAACCATTTTGGACCACACAACatattttggctaaattctgcAATTCTTGTAACTGAATACTGCAATGTTTTAACTTCTCCCCATTAACACTTAcatttgttctttttaatatattttcaGATGAACTTCAATCTCTCCCTATGGAGATCTTATGTATTGTCATCATATCTACCTTTATTCACCGAAAGCCGGCCTTGGCCAACATTGGTACAACATATACTTGGAAAACGGGTAGCAATTTATATATACCTGGTGAAGTTGGTGCTACTGCATGCCAACCTCTACAATACCTTTAGTATCAGTTAACACCAATTGTTCCGATTTCTTGGCCTAAATTTAAGCCAGTCGTAGTACGTCGGCATTATCTTCCGCCCCGTTCGGTTCCAGGACTGCTACTCTGGTTAATTCCAGCACAAGGCCAATCACAGTCAAAGGCTCGCAGAGTTACGAAACCTCCAGGTAGATTGACCACCAAAAACAACTTCCTTTACGTTAAAAAATCATCTTCCAATGTTGATTTTATTGTAGGATCGCCTGTCAATAGTTCAACATAGGGGGAGGACATGGATGTGACGAGCTCCTCTTCCCCACCACCCTCTGTCGCACCTACCAACGCCAAATCGCTCCTTCCTTCGCCAACGCACTCCTCCGTCGATTTGGGCAGACGAAAGACAAGTTATAATTCAaacgtctttcttttttatcattATCGGCTGGATGATATTTCCTTTGAATTTTAAGTTTCAGGGGGACTAAACACAGCCGGAATGGGTTCAGCAAAAGTCATAGATTACAGTGATAAATTACAGTGTAATCGGTTACTCTGGTTCAGCTAGTGCTGGACTCCTTAAAATAGAAATTCGCAGCAATTTCAAATTGCCAATTTGCCTTTGCCCATGAATTTGATCAGTGCcaaaaacgagaaaaaggCGGACGTGGCACTGGCCAACACGGTGCCCATAAAACAACACCTGCCGATGAAATTGGCCAAATTAGGAACCGCCATGGAAGTGGGACGTTTAGCTAAATCTTTATTTAAACGAATAGCTTCAAACAGTATTGAAAAATTAAGCTTTGTGACGTTATCGACAGATGGCATTTCAAGAATGACGTCTATCTCCACGAGAGGCTCTGACAACTGTTTCTCACCAGTTATAGGACGGAACTATTGCGTATCAAGGACTCAAGGTGTCAGTTGTACATGAAAAGCACGGTGCTAGAATACAAATTTGTTTGCTTAATAGAGATCAGTGTATTGCACGAAGTTTCGGGCGCGGGATGTCGAGAAATTTCCTAGTTTTAACAAACGTGTTACCCATGCTTTGTTACAACCAGCCATCCGTATATGGATTAGGTTTCATGCTTCGCAAATGGGGAAATGGGTTTTAGAAATGTCTTAAATGCCGTACTTgcattacctttttttttttaactctcgCTTGTAAGCCACGTGGTCCATGCTACAAGGTTTGCGGTTGTATCTCTTCGTATCAGTTGCATCCAGCTGTTTGAGATGTGAAGCTGTTGCTGTGGATAAATTTCATTTAGTAGAAAGTACTGGATGATGAAAGTTCATTTGGAGGTGATTTGGCTAAGGCAAAAAAGTAAAGGTACTGTGTGTTAAATACTATGCCTAAGAACATAAGTTATATTTGACTCGTTTTTATAGGTTGTCACATATATGTCTCGTGTTCCATGCTGAAGGAAGCTCAACTACTGGATTTTGATAAAACTTATCTTAAATACCAAATTGCAGGGCTTAGGTGAGATAGTAAAATCTCCAGCATGTGGTAAGCAAAAGTTATTTTGGCAGATATCATGCACCTAAAGATAAATAGTCAAATTTAATTAATTACCCTAGCAAATTTTACCTGATCATTATCTTGAAACAATTGTAGGTCACCCATTGTTGCAGACTGCAATCTGTGAAGGCATCCTGAAAATAAATACTGCAGTGTCCAGTGATGACTAAAATTGGTGACAATTTATCTACAACAGGTAAACTTATTCCAATCAAAAGATTTCAGAAGAAAAGATATGTATAAAAGTGCTGTCTAGATTTCCCTATAAGGCATTCTAGAATAGACTTTACCCagctggaaaaaaagaaataaaacaggGATCTTTGGAAGAGCTGGATCTTTAacaaaaggttttttttttttgtcttggtttaatttttttgagtGTGTGTTTTTTCCAAATTCAATAGAAACTCGATATTAATAcgacaaaattttaaaaatttacgGTGGACATCAACTCTGATGACAGGGCAGACGATATCGAAATGGAATGTACTGCTGTCCAGTACGTCTCTTGCTACACTAGCATTACATTCAGTAATGCAATCCCACACATGAAGCGATGTTTTAACAAATACGAGAGCCAAAAATGGTTCGATTCAATCTTTCAAGCTAACATGGAAAGCAACGTTATGTTTTGTGGTTAACAATACTAGTAACCGAATATTCTGCAACCGACTTGGTGTCGATGTCCTTAACATTGCAAACATCCTAGGGTAAGCCTATGGATTCGTATCTCTATGCATAGAATGAAACTCTTTGTCGTCTATTTAAAACAATGACACACTAATGTATGCTTGTTTCCTTAGGTATTGAGTTTCTGTGAAAATGCTGAAGAATGCTGtcttgttaaaaaaaagaagacatgGCAAGCACAATAACTGGAAAAAAACTGCGGAGAGCATAAATTGATGTGAAAAGAGCCCTCCAGTGGCTTTAACTTGACAAGTTATTCCAGAAAGATTGACAGACTTGAACTGCAAGCTGAGCTTCAACCCCTTTCACTGCATTCAACTTTCAACTATGGATTGATGCTGCAATAGCACTTCGGACCACCTGGCGCGACTGCAGAGATCTGCGAGACCTTCACAAATAAAAGCCAATAAGAAAACGCCACCAAAGAAGATGGCGCATGTTGAGGATAACAACGAACAGTACCTAATAGTTCCAGTATACCGAAAAGCTCTACTGTATTTCGAGACACAGCTTCTGTGTAGTTAGAAGGGGGAAATTAGTCAACCATAGCGATATGCCGTAATTTTAAGAATAGAATAATGCTTGCTGAAATCGTGTTGCGAGTATACGATTTAAAGTCGCAGAGCAAGTTAATAGTAAACGTGGGTTATTCGGTGCAGAATATTCTCTAGATTTGTGAAATCTCCACTcccattttcatttctgagATTTAAACATGGATTATCTTCATATCTTTTTGGTGTTGGTTTCTGAAATACCGGGCCTTTGTCTTGGTTTCGGTTTCCGTTCTCCCGAACAACTTAATCGGTTGTCGGACTTGCCGGGAATCTGCTTGTTCTTCCACTCATCCCAGTCACTTTTCTTAGAGCCATTTCAGCGTCTTTTATGCTTTATTGTTTTCAACTATTTGACTGTGGGCTACACTGTTTGTTTCTAGTCGTTTTCTTTATGAAATTGACAGTAGCACAAAGAGCACACAGTCTTACGCAATACCGAATtgtttgtgtgtttttgtattatatATCTTGTGTTTTTATACCATTATACGGCAACCAATTGATTTTCTGGTGTTACGTGTACCTTGGCTTAATCTAGTTACCatgtgttttttaaatcaccaGAAGACAAACTGTAAAGTTCATTCTGGAGGAAGTGTGCAGTTGTTTGTATGCAGAAAGAGCAGTCAAGAAATGATAAGCCCGATTTAGACAAAATATTACTTTACATTCTTTATATACTTTCATTTTGGTCGGGTACTCGTGTTAAACAGTTCACATTTAAAGGTCAACCTTTTTTTCCCCGAAAGCCATAAGTCGGGCTTATTCACAATACCATCAAGTTTGAgtgtaaaaatatatattttttttttacttttgcctttcgggaaaaaaaaaaaaagtattaatTCGGAGTTAGATGACGCTACTGCGCTCCtaggttttttttctgtgaTTGAGTGTGACTATGAAACCTGTGTTTGAATGTTTTGTAACTGTGTTACATTTCAACGCAAATTCGAACAAATCAAGTGGTGTGATATCAACTATTAAGTGTTTTCATCCTTTTGGGTATTTTGGAAATTGAGCACATCAAATGGATTATTTCTTTGGTAATGGGTATGCTTCAATGCTTGTGATCAGGTATGCCAGCTGTCAAACCCACAAACTGTTAGCAACCAATGACTTTTTCAACCCCAAATAGTATTCTGTTGATAACTAAAATGTAtcaaacttaaattttattctATTAGAATTCCATTGACATGATTTTGCTTTAGGTTTAATTCGTGAAACTTGAATTGCAAAGGATGCTGACCGTTTAGAAATTTCATCAGTGATGCAAATCCTATGTTTTGAAATACCATCGTCTGATTCTGCTACTATTCACTCATCATGTTCTGTAAGTTCTGATCTGACAAATGCAGTAGATTACTCTATGTTGTGTTGCCAATGGTAAACCCACCATTTTAATGATCTTTTTGGCATTTCTGCGAGCCTAGAACTGCCAGCTTCTTCTTGCTTCCCATGAAAAAGACAATCAAAATTCTGGCCTTCAAGTTTAACCTCAATCAAGCCATCAAATTGTAAGTTCCATTTAGGATCGCCCaccaaaaaatatatttgttaCATCATTATTCTTTATTTAtgcaaaaaaaacagaaaaaaacaaacaaaaggtcCTACAGAAAATTATGGGGAATTGGAGGAATTCGCCGTTGCTGGGTTTATCACCCCGTCTTTGCCACTTCAACTCGCCCGTCTTCAACTGGCCCGTCACTCCGTCTACAACTCGCTCGTCACCCCGTAACAAACTCGTCCATCGGCCTGTGATCACCTCGCCCATCGGCCTGTGATCACCTCGCCCGTCGCCTTGCCCGTCGCCTTGCCCGTCGCCCTGCCCGTCGCCCTGCCCGTCGCCCTGCCCGTCGCCCTGCCCGTCGCCCTGCCCGTCGCCCTGCCCGTCGCCCTGCCCGTCGCCCTGCCCGTCGCCCTGCCCGTCGCCCTGCCCGTCGCCCTGCCCGTCGCCCTGTCATCGCCTCGCCCGTCATCCCTTCGTTGCCTCGTGGTCTCCCCGTCTTCGCCTTGTGGTCGCCCCGTCATCGCCTCGTGGTCGCCCCGTCATCGTCCCCATCTTCGTGGTATCGTGTATTATGTAATGTGTGTAATGTGTATTGttaattaacccgttggctgccacccactttgatcccctttttttttttagcttgttAGGGACGGGCCGCGCTGTTCTGCTCCGTGGTCTATCCTGCCATGGGGTGGAGCAGTCGCAACTGCCCAAGATTCGCCTTCGGGCGctttaggcaatgcaccacAGGGAATCCCTTGATCGATGCGGTGATGTAGACCTGGGATGTGCATTTCCGTAAAGGTCTCATCatcgtgtcagcccggactcaAAGTCCCCCTTGGTCGCTATCCGTTTGATAGCGATGTAGCTACTGTAGTTTTAGTggcgtggcagccaacgggttagttGTAAGTGTATTTGTGTATGTATTGTATGTTGTGTATTGTATTTTGTAATGTATAAAATAGTGGTGGATTTGTGGGTGGATGGAGGGAAAATACACAATTTATactttatttaattttgtatttatttattcatttgtgcATGAGCTAAGCTGGGGATCGAACCCAAGAATTCTACCATGCCAGCCACGTGCTTTACGATTAATCCAAGCATGATTTAATGTCATTGCAAAAGGCATTCGGTAATAACCTAGTGTGGAGTGCATATCTAAAATCCTACGTATCCATCAAAATGTAAAGTATGAGTTGTAAGGATAACTATGGCACAATGGTAGCGTACTAGGCTGAAATGTCATTGGTCTGTTGTTCGATTCCCAGGTCGGTTACTATTGCTGTCGGATAGGATAAGATAATTTCTGGTTTGTGGACGTTACATCTTCGAGCAGGCAGCATTTTCCcgttttttcccatttttcctTATTTCGACATTTAAACATATGCGATGAAAAAAATCGTAACGTCTGTGGGACTCGAGCCCGAGACCTTCGACTTATCAACCCGACGCTCTTCCACTGAGCTATTTACTGATATCTTAATCTTACTATTTTTTAGTGTCATTTTAGGAAAGAAGTTTGGACTTGGAAAAAAAGACGAAGACTTCCCTTTCGTTACCTGAACATTGGCTGGCTTGGAACGTCGAAAGCCAGGTCACACGCTACTTGCCTTTCCGAATACCAGTACCCGAattcctattttttttctcacacGTAGATTTTTCTATCACACGGTCAACTGTAAGTCGAAATCCACCATTTTACTATGTGGTGTATCTTTTacgaaatcgatttttctaCCTGTCAATTGTTTGTGGTTGCAGTGACGCATTTAAcgtcaaaataaaagaatacgACCACCACAGCTACGTGACATTTCAGTTCAGAACAAGTAGTGTATTTGCCACACACAAAAGACACAGACGAACTACTAGGAATTTTCtacaaaaaagaacaaaacaaaca includes the following:
- the LOC116924695 gene encoding Kruppel-like factor 1 produces the protein MIEVMTQLPPPLVSIDCDQLMYQDDPMLTCLNDTTLSSSSSSYSSSWNNNNISGNNSCSWDRFAPAEEWLSDLYYNPGCPSFTSSPDGSSGHSDDSNQPATLDQSDATTDDDNYLNYLLNSPTLPLLDDLLLDPNPSCTAIPSVSPQQQAWTSLDGNDGVPEAYREDFAELDWEVQSHPMTNCPAVPILPEQESLLTPFQVENCEPKRYYPLTLDPPPLISIHQQQPMVIPMEPSKPGRSSGGRSLLIQPRSLNQTIKATTNSNSIKNNSSSPSKTAIKEEDKIFPCTYPNCKKIYAKSSHLKAHLRRHTGEKPFACTWAGCGWRFSRSDELARHKRSHSGVKPYGCPVCTKRFSRSDHLSKHLKVHRRERGAAGQLNQPILPASTGVRRGRPPGAASLAAAAAAAAAAAAASIGGCVAPSLINTYGNNSSHHHNHHLNQSHQVYNSNSNTLH
- the LOC116924706 gene encoding telomerase RNA component interacting RNase, with product MASPREDGELLESSSSSDEENSEEEDSSSGKPGQSAVKFKNDGSFLEMFKKMQESNQQSPQVPAPEKKDVTQLQMKNPDNPSSHADSSHTEKEAVPPQPAQKKPGLMSLVGKRRGGKSLPVGVVKKQKRPEEEEESCGKTDAWSQYMSEVKKYKERLGDEEEKNRPLVK